Proteins co-encoded in one Sporosarcina sp. FSL K6-1522 genomic window:
- the brnQ gene encoding branched-chain amino acid transport system II carrier protein yields the protein MEKKISFSQLLAIGFMLFAMFLGAGNVIFAPMLGQQAGTNTWIAMGGFLITGVGMVLLAIIALTRGGGTVEKLAGRVHPVFATVFSILLFLTLGPIYVVPRTTSVVYEIAVNPLVQDKSSTSLYLFIFSLAFIVLTIFLSWNTTKFVDRLGKLITPIFVVLLVVLVAKSIITPMGSFGEPQGEYITGAFLKGFTQGYYTMDVLAAFVFGGIFIKSISSYGIKSDKEVSKIFIKAGMITIIGLVALQVSMAWIGASSVTPLGYMANGGEVLAQSAIVLFGEFGVYIIGTVILLTGITTNVACLAAVAEYFERIVPSVSYKKWLIIFALLGLVITNFGLTTILTLASPILLLLYPLAIALIVLIFANNLFNGHQSVYVGTIIGVGFVAVLDALKDAKVAPEAINNMFGFIPLFEYGAGWIVTGIIGFVIGLVVAKSRKESTTLINLAGEEVH from the coding sequence ATGGAGAAAAAAATATCGTTTTCGCAGTTGTTAGCGATTGGTTTTATGCTTTTTGCGATGTTCTTAGGGGCAGGTAACGTGATATTTGCACCAATGTTAGGGCAGCAAGCAGGAACGAATACGTGGATTGCGATGGGTGGTTTCTTAATCACGGGTGTTGGGATGGTTTTACTTGCCATTATCGCGTTAACGCGTGGAGGCGGAACGGTAGAGAAGTTGGCAGGAAGGGTGCATCCAGTATTTGCAACCGTTTTCTCCATCTTACTGTTTCTTACGCTAGGGCCGATTTATGTCGTGCCGCGCACAACGTCGGTTGTCTACGAAATTGCGGTGAATCCGTTAGTGCAAGATAAATCGAGTACGAGCTTATATTTATTTATTTTCTCTTTGGCATTTATCGTCTTAACGATTTTCCTATCATGGAACACGACGAAGTTTGTCGATCGTTTAGGAAAGCTGATTACACCTATTTTTGTTGTGCTGTTAGTTGTCCTTGTTGCTAAATCCATTATCACGCCGATGGGGAGCTTTGGGGAGCCGCAAGGAGAGTATATTACGGGCGCCTTCTTAAAAGGATTTACGCAAGGGTATTATACAATGGATGTTCTCGCTGCTTTTGTATTCGGGGGAATTTTCATTAAGTCCATTAGTTCCTATGGCATTAAGTCCGATAAGGAAGTATCGAAGATCTTTATAAAAGCAGGTATGATTACAATCATCGGCTTGGTTGCTTTGCAAGTTTCGATGGCATGGATCGGTGCTTCGAGTGTTACGCCACTTGGCTATATGGCAAATGGCGGAGAAGTGTTGGCGCAAAGTGCGATTGTATTGTTTGGTGAATTTGGGGTTTATATTATTGGAACGGTTATTTTATTGACAGGTATTACAACGAATGTTGCTTGTTTGGCAGCGGTTGCAGAATATTTTGAACGAATTGTACCAAGTGTATCGTATAAAAAGTGGTTGATAATCTTCGCTTTGTTAGGATTAGTCATTACAAACTTTGGCCTAACGACGATTTTGACGTTGGCATCGCCGATTTTATTGTTGTTGTATCCATTAGCGATTGCGTTAATTGTTCTCATCTTTGCGAACAACTTGTTTAATGGCCATCAATCGGTTTATGTTGGCACAATCATTGGTGTAGGCTTTGTTGCGGTTCTAGATGCGTTGAAGGATGCGAAAGTGGCACCAGAAGCCATCAATAACATGTTCGGATTTATCCCGTTATTTGAGTATGGTGCAGGATGGATTGTGACGGGTATCATTGGATTTGTGATTGGCTTGGTTGTTGCAAAATCGAGAAAAGAATCCACGACATTGATTAATCTCGCAGGTGAAGAAGTCCATTGA
- a CDS encoding proline dehydrogenase family protein, translating into MSVARDFFMALSQNKVLNSGAKRWGLKLGAQSVVAGTTVEQMVESVKKLNAKGISVTIDNLGEFVFEKQEALEAKTQILAVIEAIHTHELDAHISLKPTQLGLDVDYTFCFDNLKEIVAKAHAYAIFINFDMEDYGHLEPSFNILDELSKDYDNIGTVIQAYFYEADENLQKYKDFRMRIVKGAYKEPEHLAYQDKKDIDANYIRLIEYHLLHGKFSSIATHDHHVINHVKKFVEEHNISKDKFEFQMLYGFRTDLQLELANEGYKFCTYVPFGVDWYGYFMRRLAERPQNLNLVAKQMFNKKTNTLLGIGAGAFLLGRASKRRKG; encoded by the coding sequence ATGAGCGTAGCAAGAGATTTCTTTATGGCATTATCACAAAACAAGGTGTTAAATAGCGGTGCAAAACGTTGGGGGCTAAAATTAGGCGCGCAGTCCGTTGTTGCGGGAACGACAGTGGAACAAATGGTTGAAAGTGTTAAAAAGTTAAATGCAAAGGGTATTTCCGTAACAATTGATAACCTAGGGGAATTCGTGTTTGAGAAACAAGAGGCACTTGAAGCGAAAACACAAATTTTAGCGGTTATCGAAGCCATTCACACACATGAATTGGATGCGCATATTTCCTTAAAACCTACACAGTTAGGCTTAGACGTTGACTATACGTTCTGCTTCGACAATTTGAAGGAGATTGTGGCGAAAGCACATGCATATGCGATTTTCATCAACTTTGACATGGAGGATTATGGACATTTAGAGCCATCATTTAACATTCTTGATGAGCTTTCCAAGGATTACGATAATATTGGAACGGTGATTCAAGCTTATTTCTATGAAGCAGATGAAAATTTGCAAAAATACAAGGACTTCCGTATGCGAATTGTGAAAGGCGCTTATAAAGAGCCAGAACATTTGGCGTACCAAGATAAAAAAGATATCGATGCAAACTATATCCGCTTGATTGAGTATCATTTACTACATGGTAAATTTTCATCCATCGCGACACATGATCACCACGTCATTAATCATGTGAAAAAGTTTGTGGAAGAACATAATATCTCAAAAGATAAGTTTGAATTCCAAATGCTCTACGGTTTTAGAACGGACTTACAGCTTGAACTTGCAAATGAAGGCTATAAATTCTGTACGTATGTACCATTTGGCGTCGACTGGTACGGCTATTTCATGCGCCGCTTGGCAGAGCGTCCTCAAAATCTAAACCTTGTTGCGAAGCAAATGTTCAATAAAAAGACGAATACACTACTTGGCATTGGTGCGGGCGCATTTTTGTTAGGCAGAGCGAGCAAACGAAGAAAAGGCTAA
- a CDS encoding proline racemase family protein: MVIVENAIRTIDAHTMGEAARIVVDGIPEIHGTSMMEKKNYMQTKMDDIRKLLMHEPRGHLNMFGAILTEPCNPQCQLGVLFMDSGGYLNMCGHGTIAAVTIAINQGLIAKQDKVLLDTPSGVVECHVTYEDGKVKEVSFINVPAFLLQKNVSVLVEGIGQVHMDIAFGGSFFAIVDAHQLNLTLDIDEQDQITALGIAIRKAANEQLVIEHPEIPAINTIDLVEFSLEVGKNHYKNTVVFGDGQIDRSPCGTGTCAKLATLTLAEGEEIIQESIIGSRFKGTVVKHTTVQDLQAIIPKITGSAWMTGVHQFSLEATDPYTAGFLLK; this comes from the coding sequence ATGGTAATAGTAGAGAATGCCATTCGAACAATCGATGCGCATACGATGGGTGAAGCGGCGAGGATTGTGGTGGATGGGATCCCAGAAATCCATGGGACGAGCATGATGGAAAAGAAAAACTACATGCAGACGAAGATGGATGATATACGCAAGTTGCTTATGCATGAGCCAAGAGGGCACCTGAATATGTTTGGTGCGATTTTAACGGAACCGTGTAATCCACAATGCCAGTTAGGTGTATTATTTATGGATAGTGGCGGGTATCTCAATATGTGTGGCCACGGAACGATTGCGGCGGTTACGATTGCCATCAATCAAGGACTGATTGCGAAACAAGACAAGGTATTACTGGATACACCTTCTGGCGTGGTGGAGTGTCATGTCACGTACGAAGACGGCAAAGTGAAAGAAGTGTCCTTTATTAACGTACCGGCTTTCTTATTGCAAAAAAATGTAAGCGTTTTAGTAGAAGGAATCGGACAGGTGCATATGGATATTGCATTTGGTGGTAGCTTCTTCGCAATTGTCGATGCCCATCAATTGAATTTGACACTGGATATTGATGAACAGGATCAAATTACAGCACTTGGAATAGCCATCAGGAAAGCTGCAAACGAACAACTCGTAATTGAACATCCTGAAATACCGGCCATTAATACCATTGATCTTGTGGAATTTAGTTTGGAAGTTGGCAAGAATCACTATAAAAATACCGTCGTATTTGGAGATGGACAAATCGACCGCTCTCCTTGTGGTACAGGTACTTGTGCGAAATTGGCGACGTTGACGCTTGCTGAAGGTGAGGAAATTATCCAAGAGAGCATCATTGGTTCGCGCTTTAAAGGAACGGTCGTCAAGCATACGACGGTTCAAGATTTACAAGCAATCATCCCTAAAATTACAGGGTCTGCCTGGATGACAGGTGTCCATCAATTTTCATTGGAAGCGACAGATCCTTATACTGCAGGATTTTTATTGAAATAA
- a CDS encoding sigma 54-interacting transcriptional regulator, producing the protein MQNNLLEHSLYYLNALIETSSDAIVIINALGEVEYWNSQAERIYGIPLSSIKKKDISNFFKKEDLKLFEILETKQPVFNVYHQPQPDKHVLISSSPILDHQGNLIGAISIDQDITNIVTLNEKLALKTTELQKVKQQYHLQEQIGPLADIKGHSGAIQIAKSLALKVAKTDATVLIQGESGVGKELFSQGIHEASLRKDQPFVPINCGAIPEALFESEFFGYEKGAFTGAHKDGKAGKVEMADGGTLFLDEIGMLPLDMQVKLLRVLQEREVSRIGSSVPIKVNCRIVAATNSDLEDMINKGQFREDLYYRLNVVSLPIPPLRERIEDIPTLVTNFVQEHCIKYQKECPTLHTSAMEIFTSYHWPGNIRELRNVVERMVIMIDSTTIHADDIRTIFPVAIQPRIDKEGLPQEKAQLERDRIQEVLIETYGNKSAAAKILGISRVSLYNKIKHYQIDV; encoded by the coding sequence ATGCAGAACAACCTCCTAGAACATTCCCTCTATTATTTGAATGCATTAATCGAAACGAGTTCTGATGCCATTGTCATCATTAACGCACTCGGTGAAGTAGAATATTGGAATTCACAGGCCGAGCGCATATATGGAATCCCCCTTTCCAGTATTAAAAAGAAAGACATTAGTAATTTTTTCAAAAAGGAAGATTTAAAACTATTCGAAATCCTTGAAACGAAACAACCTGTTTTTAATGTCTACCATCAACCACAGCCTGATAAGCATGTACTCATCAGCTCATCTCCGATTCTCGATCATCAAGGGAACCTAATCGGAGCCATTTCCATCGATCAGGACATCACGAACATTGTAACGTTAAACGAAAAATTAGCATTGAAGACGACTGAACTACAAAAAGTGAAGCAACAATATCACTTACAAGAACAAATAGGACCCTTAGCGGATATTAAAGGGCATAGCGGCGCCATTCAAATCGCAAAGAGTCTCGCGCTTAAAGTGGCGAAAACGGATGCAACCGTGTTAATTCAAGGAGAAAGTGGTGTAGGGAAAGAACTGTTTTCCCAAGGGATTCATGAAGCAAGCTTACGAAAAGATCAACCTTTTGTTCCTATTAACTGTGGTGCCATCCCCGAAGCGTTATTCGAAAGCGAGTTTTTTGGCTACGAAAAAGGTGCCTTTACAGGAGCCCATAAAGACGGCAAAGCAGGAAAAGTAGAGATGGCAGACGGCGGCACTTTATTTTTGGATGAAATCGGGATGTTACCGCTGGATATGCAAGTGAAGTTATTACGAGTATTACAAGAGCGAGAAGTGTCTCGTATTGGTAGCAGCGTCCCTATCAAAGTCAATTGTCGCATCGTTGCTGCAACGAATAGTGATCTAGAAGATATGATTAACAAAGGACAATTTCGTGAGGATTTATATTACCGCTTAAATGTGGTGTCCCTACCTATCCCGCCGCTGCGAGAAAGAATCGAAGACATTCCGACGCTAGTGACAAACTTCGTACAAGAACATTGCATAAAATATCAAAAAGAATGCCCGACGCTACATACGAGCGCGATGGAAATATTTACAAGTTACCATTGGCCCGGCAACATCCGGGAGCTACGCAATGTTGTGGAACGCATGGTCATTATGATTGATAGTACAACGATTCATGCAGACGATATTCGAACCATTTTCCCTGTAGCCATCCAACCACGGATCGATAAGGAAGGGCTTCCCCAAGAGAAAGCGCAATTAGAGCGTGATCGCATTCAGGAAGTGCTCATTGAGACGTACGGCAATAAAAGTGCCGCCGCAAAGATTTTAGGCATATCGCGCGTGAGCCTTTACAATAAAATTAAACACTATCAGATTGATGTGTAA
- a CDS encoding SDR family oxidoreductase, translated as MKVLENQVAIITGSGRGVGRALAEMMAEQGARVVISDMDHEPAEEAVQAIKANGGEAIAVIGDVTASDFPKRIMDETIGAFGKLDILVNSAGYTWDNVIHKMTDDQFQKMLDIHLIAPFRLIREAAPYLRDAGKADLEQGKVNYRKIVNVSSLAGVMGNAGQANYSSAKAGLIGLTKTVAKEWAAYNINCNAVAFGVIDTRLTQAKENGEVVNGIAVGIPEKARQMFTQAIPQKRVGTVQEAAESIFFLASPQSNYINGHVINISGGMYT; from the coding sequence ATGAAAGTACTAGAAAACCAAGTCGCAATTATTACCGGTTCAGGTAGAGGAGTAGGGCGTGCATTAGCTGAGATGATGGCTGAACAAGGGGCGCGTGTCGTCATTTCAGATATGGATCACGAGCCAGCAGAGGAAGCCGTTCAAGCAATTAAAGCGAATGGCGGCGAGGCGATTGCAGTGATTGGGGACGTGACGGCATCTGACTTTCCGAAGAGGATTATGGATGAAACAATCGGGGCCTTTGGTAAGCTAGATATTTTAGTGAACAGCGCGGGGTATACATGGGATAATGTGATTCACAAAATGACGGATGATCAATTTCAAAAGATGCTGGATATTCACCTCATTGCCCCTTTCCGTTTGATTCGTGAAGCAGCTCCTTATTTACGTGATGCAGGAAAGGCCGATTTGGAGCAAGGGAAGGTCAATTATCGAAAAATCGTGAATGTCTCTTCTCTCGCGGGTGTTATGGGGAACGCTGGTCAAGCGAATTATTCGTCGGCGAAAGCAGGACTGATCGGTTTAACAAAAACGGTGGCGAAAGAGTGGGCTGCCTACAATATCAACTGCAATGCGGTTGCTTTCGGTGTGATTGATACGCGCCTTACGCAAGCGAAAGAAAATGGTGAGGTTGTGAATGGTATAGCTGTTGGTATTCCTGAAAAAGCGCGCCAAATGTTTACGCAAGCGATTCCACAAAAGCGAGTAGGGACAGTTCAAGAAGCGGCAGAAAGCATCTTCTTTCTCGCCTCTCCGCAATCGAATTATATTAATGGACATGTTATTAACATTAGCGGCGGCATGTATACGTAA
- a CDS encoding MaoC/PaaZ C-terminal domain-containing protein has translation MTTLPQLQKPKITHTQLVRYAGASGDFNPIHTVVPVAEQAGLGGVIAHGMLVMGFAGQALSQWFPRKDLRQFNVRFTKMSYPGEKLNVTGQVNEEIEENGEARLVGDLIVKNEVEEIKLAGQFVVAKTN, from the coding sequence ATGACGACGTTACCTCAATTGCAAAAACCTAAAATAACGCATACCCAATTGGTACGATATGCGGGTGCTTCTGGAGATTTTAATCCGATTCATACAGTGGTGCCTGTGGCAGAACAGGCGGGCTTAGGTGGAGTTATTGCACATGGCATGCTTGTCATGGGCTTCGCTGGGCAAGCACTGAGCCAATGGTTTCCGCGCAAAGATTTGCGTCAATTCAATGTGCGGTTTACGAAGATGTCATATCCGGGTGAGAAGTTGAACGTTACTGGCCAAGTGAATGAGGAAATTGAAGAGAATGGTGAAGCACGCTTAGTTGGTGATCTGATTGTTAAAAATGAGGTGGAAGAAATTAAGTTAGCAGGCCAGTTTGTCGTCGCAAAAACGAATTAA
- a CDS encoding MaoC family dehydratase N-terminal domain-containing protein, whose translation MGKDLVSKVGMEFEPYQFTIERGKIKEFALAIGDDNPIYFDREAAQQAGFRDVPMPPSFATVIDLWAGPDFESLVTLLEMNPLKVLHGEQGYDYLNDICAGDEISVKTRVTEAITKKGMNLITTEKAYTNQHNEQVLVARAVVIERH comes from the coding sequence ATGGGGAAAGATCTTGTAAGTAAGGTTGGAATGGAATTTGAGCCATATCAATTTACGATAGAAAGAGGGAAAATTAAGGAGTTTGCTTTGGCGATTGGAGATGATAATCCCATCTACTTTGATAGGGAAGCGGCCCAGCAAGCGGGCTTTCGTGACGTGCCCATGCCGCCTTCCTTTGCAACGGTCATTGATTTATGGGCGGGACCAGATTTTGAGTCTCTCGTAACCTTGTTAGAGATGAATCCACTTAAGGTTCTTCACGGCGAGCAGGGCTATGACTATTTGAATGATATTTGTGCGGGGGATGAAATATCGGTTAAGACACGTGTGACAGAAGCGATTACTAAAAAAGGCATGAATCTTATCACGACAGAGAAGGCATATACCAATCAACACAATGAGCAAGTGCTTGTTGCACGGGCTGTTGTGATTGAACGACATTGA
- a CDS encoding acyl-CoA dehydrogenase family protein, whose protein sequence is MEKTYLKQEHAIFRKAFRKFLEIEVVPFYDQWEKDRIIPRALWKKMGEQGFLCPWLAEEYGGFNADFGYSVVATEEITRVGSSLLGFGLHNDVVVPYLNAFGNEEQKHRWLPGCVSGDIITAVAMTEPGAGSDLAGIRTTAVRDGDDYIINGEKTFITNGIHSDLVVVVCKTDSDIVPAHKGVSLIVVERDTPGFTRGKKLDKVGLHAQDTAELIFQNARVPARNLLGVEGKGFYYLMSKLQEERLGLCMGSITQSKVMLEITLEYVKSRQAFGQPIGKFQNTQFKLAEMATEIEIGSVFVDDLIAKHMAGEDIVTHVSMGKWWLTDLAKRVASECMQLHGGYGYMEEYQIARRYRDVPVASIYAGTNEIMKTIIAKNLGL, encoded by the coding sequence GTGGAGAAAACGTATTTGAAGCAAGAACATGCTATTTTTCGTAAAGCATTCCGGAAATTCCTTGAAATCGAAGTAGTACCTTTCTATGACCAATGGGAGAAGGATCGAATCATACCGCGTGCTTTGTGGAAGAAGATGGGGGAGCAAGGCTTTTTGTGTCCATGGCTAGCGGAGGAATATGGAGGTTTTAACGCAGATTTTGGTTACTCGGTCGTGGCTACAGAAGAGATAACACGTGTTGGATCAAGCTTATTAGGATTTGGTCTGCATAATGATGTAGTCGTGCCGTATCTGAATGCTTTTGGTAATGAGGAACAAAAGCATCGTTGGTTGCCGGGATGTGTATCAGGCGATATCATAACCGCCGTTGCGATGACGGAGCCGGGGGCGGGATCTGATTTAGCAGGCATTCGTACAACGGCGGTGCGTGATGGAGACGATTATATTATTAATGGTGAGAAAACCTTCATTACGAATGGTATTCATTCTGACCTGGTTGTTGTCGTCTGTAAAACGGATTCGGACATCGTTCCTGCTCATAAAGGGGTTAGCCTGATTGTTGTTGAACGTGATACACCTGGGTTTACTCGCGGGAAAAAGTTGGATAAAGTTGGTCTGCATGCACAGGATACTGCGGAATTGATCTTCCAGAATGCGCGTGTACCTGCTCGTAATCTATTAGGTGTGGAAGGAAAAGGATTTTATTATTTAATGAGTAAATTGCAAGAGGAACGACTAGGACTTTGCATGGGTTCCATTACACAATCCAAAGTGATGCTGGAAATTACGTTGGAGTATGTGAAGAGTCGTCAAGCATTTGGCCAACCGATTGGTAAATTTCAAAACACGCAATTTAAGCTAGCAGAAATGGCAACGGAAATTGAAATTGGCAGTGTGTTTGTCGATGATTTAATCGCTAAGCATATGGCAGGGGAAGATATCGTGACACATGTGTCCATGGGGAAATGGTGGCTCACGGATTTGGCGAAGCGTGTGGCGAGTGAATGCATGCAATTGCACGGTGGTTACGGATATATGGAAGAGTACCAGATTGCTAGAAGATATCGCGATGTACCGGTCGCTTCCATTTACGCCGGAACGAATGAAATTATGAAAACCATTATCGCTAAAAATCTGGGATTATAA